One window of the Xiphophorus couchianus chromosome 12, X_couchianus-1.0, whole genome shotgun sequence genome contains the following:
- the fsta gene encoding follistatin-A isoform X1 codes for MFGMLQHHLHPGVLFFFFLWLCHLMEDQKVQAGNCWLQQGKNGRCQVLYMPGMTREECCRSGRLGTSWTEEDVPNSTLFRWMIFNGGAPNCIPCKGGESCENVDCGPGKRCKMNRKGKPRCVCAPDCSNITWKGPVCGSDGKTYKDECGLLKAKCKGQPDLDVQYQGKCKKTCLGVLCPGTTTCVVDQTNNAYCVTCNRICPDVASSQHYLCGNDGITYASACHLRKATCLLGRSIGVAYDGKCIKAKSCEDIECSAGKKCLWDARMSRGRCSLCNESCPESRTDESVCASDNTTYPSECAMKQAACSMGVLLEVKHTGSCNSISEDQEEDEEDGDSDYKAYVHLSSLLDG; via the exons ATGTTTGGGATGCTCCAGCACCACCTTCACCCCggtgttcttttcttcttcttcttatggCTATGCCATCTCATGGAAGATCAAAAAGTTCAAG CTGGAAACTGCTGGCTGCAGCAGGGGAAGAACGGGAGGTGCCAGGTGCTGTACATGCCTGGGATGACCCGAGAGGAGTGCTGTCGGAGCGGGAGACTGGGGACGTCCTGGACCGAGGAGGACGTCCCCAACAGCACGCTCTTTAGGTGGATGATCTTCAATGGCGGAGCTCCTAATTGCATACCGTGCAAAGGTGGAG aaagctgCGAAAATGTCGACTGCGGACCCGGTAAAAGGTGCAAGATGAACAGGAAAGGTAAGCCGCGCTGCGTCTGCGCTCCAGACTGCTCCAACATCACCTGGAAAGGTCCGGTGTGCGGCTCAGACGGCAAGACCTACAAAGATGAATGCGGACTCCTGAAGGCGAAATGCAAAGGCCAGCCCGACCTGGACGTGCAGTACCAAGGAAAATGCAAAA AAACCTGCCTCGGTGTCCTGTGCCCGGGAACCACCACCTGCGTCGTGGACCAGACTAACAACGCATACTGTGTGACGTGTAATCGGATTTGCCCCGACGTGGCGTCGTCTCAGCACTACCTGTGTGGGAACGACGGGATCACCTACGCCAGCGCCTGTCACTTGAGAAAGGCCACCTGTCTCTTGGGCAGGTCGATCGGTGTGGCATATGACGGAAAATGCATCA AGGCCAAGTCATGTGAGGACATCGAGTGCAGCGCAGGGAAGAAGTGTCTGTGGGACGCTCGGATGAGCCGGGGTCGCTGCTCGCTCTGCAACGAGTCCTGTCCGGAGAGCAGGACGGACGAGTCGGTGTGCGCCAGCGACAACACCACATATCCCAGCGAATGTGCCATGAAGCAGGCTGCTTGTTCTATGGGGGTGTTGCTGGAAGTCAAGCACACAGGATCTTGCAACT CCATTTCAGAAGAccaggaggaggatgaggaagatgGGGACTCAGACTACAAGGCCTATGTCCATTTATCTTCTCTACTGGATGGATAA
- the fsta gene encoding follistatin-A isoform X3 codes for MFGMLQHHLHPGVLFFFFLWLCHLMEDQKVQAGNCWLQQGKNGRCQVLYMPGMTREECCRSGRLGTSWTEEDVPNSTLFRWMIFNGGAPNCIPCKGGESCENVDCGPGKRCKMNRKGKPRCVCAPDCSNITWKGPVCGSDGKTYKDECGLLKAKCKGQPDLDVQYQGKCKKTCLGVLCPGTTTCVVDQTNNAYCVTCNRICPDVASSQHYLCGNDGITYASACHLRKATCLLGRSIGVAYDGKCIKAKSCEDIECSAGKKCLWDARMSRGRCSLCNESCPESRTDESVCASDNTTYPSECAMKQAACSMGVLLEVKHTGSCNSTSLQL; via the exons ATGTTTGGGATGCTCCAGCACCACCTTCACCCCggtgttcttttcttcttcttcttatggCTATGCCATCTCATGGAAGATCAAAAAGTTCAAG CTGGAAACTGCTGGCTGCAGCAGGGGAAGAACGGGAGGTGCCAGGTGCTGTACATGCCTGGGATGACCCGAGAGGAGTGCTGTCGGAGCGGGAGACTGGGGACGTCCTGGACCGAGGAGGACGTCCCCAACAGCACGCTCTTTAGGTGGATGATCTTCAATGGCGGAGCTCCTAATTGCATACCGTGCAAAGGTGGAG aaagctgCGAAAATGTCGACTGCGGACCCGGTAAAAGGTGCAAGATGAACAGGAAAGGTAAGCCGCGCTGCGTCTGCGCTCCAGACTGCTCCAACATCACCTGGAAAGGTCCGGTGTGCGGCTCAGACGGCAAGACCTACAAAGATGAATGCGGACTCCTGAAGGCGAAATGCAAAGGCCAGCCCGACCTGGACGTGCAGTACCAAGGAAAATGCAAAA AAACCTGCCTCGGTGTCCTGTGCCCGGGAACCACCACCTGCGTCGTGGACCAGACTAACAACGCATACTGTGTGACGTGTAATCGGATTTGCCCCGACGTGGCGTCGTCTCAGCACTACCTGTGTGGGAACGACGGGATCACCTACGCCAGCGCCTGTCACTTGAGAAAGGCCACCTGTCTCTTGGGCAGGTCGATCGGTGTGGCATATGACGGAAAATGCATCA AGGCCAAGTCATGTGAGGACATCGAGTGCAGCGCAGGGAAGAAGTGTCTGTGGGACGCTCGGATGAGCCGGGGTCGCTGCTCGCTCTGCAACGAGTCCTGTCCGGAGAGCAGGACGGACGAGTCGGTGTGCGCCAGCGACAACACCACATATCCCAGCGAATGTGCCATGAAGCAGGCTGCTTGTTCTATGGGGGTGTTGCTGGAAGTCAAGCACACAGGATCTTGCAACT CTACATCACTCCAGCTATAG
- the fsta gene encoding follistatin-A isoform X4 — protein sequence MFGMLQHHLHPGVLFFFFLWLCHLMEDQKVQAGNCWLQQGKNGRCQVLYMPGMTREECCRSGRLGTSWTEEDVPNSTLFRWMIFNGGAPNCIPCKGGESCENVDCGPGKRCKMNRKGKPRCVCAPDCSNITWKGPVCGSDGKTYKDECGLLKAKCKGQPDLDVQYQGKCKKTCLGVLCPGTTTCVVDQTNNAYCVTCNRICPDVASSQHYLCGNDGITYASACHLRKATCLLGRSIGVAYDGKCIKAKSCEDIECSAGKKCLWDARMSRGRCSLCNESCPESRTDESVCASDNTTYPSECAMKQAACSMGVLLEVKHTGSCNCK from the exons ATGTTTGGGATGCTCCAGCACCACCTTCACCCCggtgttcttttcttcttcttcttatggCTATGCCATCTCATGGAAGATCAAAAAGTTCAAG CTGGAAACTGCTGGCTGCAGCAGGGGAAGAACGGGAGGTGCCAGGTGCTGTACATGCCTGGGATGACCCGAGAGGAGTGCTGTCGGAGCGGGAGACTGGGGACGTCCTGGACCGAGGAGGACGTCCCCAACAGCACGCTCTTTAGGTGGATGATCTTCAATGGCGGAGCTCCTAATTGCATACCGTGCAAAGGTGGAG aaagctgCGAAAATGTCGACTGCGGACCCGGTAAAAGGTGCAAGATGAACAGGAAAGGTAAGCCGCGCTGCGTCTGCGCTCCAGACTGCTCCAACATCACCTGGAAAGGTCCGGTGTGCGGCTCAGACGGCAAGACCTACAAAGATGAATGCGGACTCCTGAAGGCGAAATGCAAAGGCCAGCCCGACCTGGACGTGCAGTACCAAGGAAAATGCAAAA AAACCTGCCTCGGTGTCCTGTGCCCGGGAACCACCACCTGCGTCGTGGACCAGACTAACAACGCATACTGTGTGACGTGTAATCGGATTTGCCCCGACGTGGCGTCGTCTCAGCACTACCTGTGTGGGAACGACGGGATCACCTACGCCAGCGCCTGTCACTTGAGAAAGGCCACCTGTCTCTTGGGCAGGTCGATCGGTGTGGCATATGACGGAAAATGCATCA AGGCCAAGTCATGTGAGGACATCGAGTGCAGCGCAGGGAAGAAGTGTCTGTGGGACGCTCGGATGAGCCGGGGTCGCTGCTCGCTCTGCAACGAGTCCTGTCCGGAGAGCAGGACGGACGAGTCGGTGTGCGCCAGCGACAACACCACATATCCCAGCGAATGTGCCATGAAGCAGGCTGCTTGTTCTATGGGGGTGTTGCTGGAAGTCAAGCACACAGGATCTTGCAACTgtaagtaa
- the fsta gene encoding follistatin-A isoform X2 yields the protein MFGMLQHHLHPGVLFFFFLWLCHLMEDQKVQAGNCWLQQGKNGRCQVLYMPGMTREECCRSGRLGTSWTEEDVPNSTLFRWMIFNGGAPNCIPCKESCENVDCGPGKRCKMNRKGKPRCVCAPDCSNITWKGPVCGSDGKTYKDECGLLKAKCKGQPDLDVQYQGKCKKTCLGVLCPGTTTCVVDQTNNAYCVTCNRICPDVASSQHYLCGNDGITYASACHLRKATCLLGRSIGVAYDGKCIKAKSCEDIECSAGKKCLWDARMSRGRCSLCNESCPESRTDESVCASDNTTYPSECAMKQAACSMGVLLEVKHTGSCNSISEDQEEDEEDGDSDYKAYVHLSSLLDG from the exons ATGTTTGGGATGCTCCAGCACCACCTTCACCCCggtgttcttttcttcttcttcttatggCTATGCCATCTCATGGAAGATCAAAAAGTTCAAG CTGGAAACTGCTGGCTGCAGCAGGGGAAGAACGGGAGGTGCCAGGTGCTGTACATGCCTGGGATGACCCGAGAGGAGTGCTGTCGGAGCGGGAGACTGGGGACGTCCTGGACCGAGGAGGACGTCCCCAACAGCACGCTCTTTAGGTGGATGATCTTCAATGGCGGAGCTCCTAATTGCATACCGTGCAAAG aaagctgCGAAAATGTCGACTGCGGACCCGGTAAAAGGTGCAAGATGAACAGGAAAGGTAAGCCGCGCTGCGTCTGCGCTCCAGACTGCTCCAACATCACCTGGAAAGGTCCGGTGTGCGGCTCAGACGGCAAGACCTACAAAGATGAATGCGGACTCCTGAAGGCGAAATGCAAAGGCCAGCCCGACCTGGACGTGCAGTACCAAGGAAAATGCAAAA AAACCTGCCTCGGTGTCCTGTGCCCGGGAACCACCACCTGCGTCGTGGACCAGACTAACAACGCATACTGTGTGACGTGTAATCGGATTTGCCCCGACGTGGCGTCGTCTCAGCACTACCTGTGTGGGAACGACGGGATCACCTACGCCAGCGCCTGTCACTTGAGAAAGGCCACCTGTCTCTTGGGCAGGTCGATCGGTGTGGCATATGACGGAAAATGCATCA AGGCCAAGTCATGTGAGGACATCGAGTGCAGCGCAGGGAAGAAGTGTCTGTGGGACGCTCGGATGAGCCGGGGTCGCTGCTCGCTCTGCAACGAGTCCTGTCCGGAGAGCAGGACGGACGAGTCGGTGTGCGCCAGCGACAACACCACATATCCCAGCGAATGTGCCATGAAGCAGGCTGCTTGTTCTATGGGGGTGTTGCTGGAAGTCAAGCACACAGGATCTTGCAACT CCATTTCAGAAGAccaggaggaggatgaggaagatgGGGACTCAGACTACAAGGCCTATGTCCATTTATCTTCTCTACTGGATGGATAA